Proteins from a single region of Flavobacterium sp. YJ01:
- a CDS encoding rhodanese-like domain-containing protein yields the protein MNLSQEDWVAQLNADENAVILDVRTEDEFNDGYIENALNIDINKGQGFIYEIEELDKNKNYYVYCRSGARSAKACQVMNELGIQNAYNLLGGILDWEGETVQP from the coding sequence ATGAATTTATCACAAGAAGATTGGGTTGCTCAGTTAAACGCTGACGAAAATGCAGTAATACTTGACGTAAGAACTGAAGACGAATTTAATGATGGCTACATTGAGAATGCTCTAAATATTGATATCAATAAAGGGCAAGGTTTTATTTATGAAATTGAAGAATTAGATAAAAATAAAAATTATTACGTATACTGTCGTTCTGGAGCAAGAAGTGCAAAAGCATGCCAGGTTATGAACGAACTGGGTATACAAAACGCTTACAATTTGCTTGGAGGAATCCTGGATTGGGAAGGCGAAACAGTACAACCATAA
- a CDS encoding Crp/Fnr family transcriptional regulator yields MQNSLKNIFPNFSNELIETIEKNGTLQDFEAGTILMRTGQYIKNTALITKGKIKIYREGEDGGEFLLYYLQPGQACAISMICTVKSEKSQIMAKVVEDVSVMMIPLQSMDKWMMEHRSWYEFVIETYRSRFEEVLEVVDNIAFRSMDERLEFYLKRHSDACGCSEVNLSHQEIATELNTSREVVSRLLKKMEQRGLVKLNRNQIELLK; encoded by the coding sequence ATGCAAAATTCATTAAAAAACATCTTTCCAAATTTCTCCAACGAACTTATCGAAACCATAGAAAAAAATGGAACACTTCAAGATTTTGAAGCAGGAACTATTTTAATGCGCACTGGGCAGTATATTAAAAATACAGCTTTGATTACCAAAGGTAAAATCAAGATTTATCGTGAAGGAGAAGATGGCGGCGAGTTTTTATTGTATTATTTACAGCCAGGTCAAGCTTGCGCAATTTCGATGATTTGCACAGTTAAAAGCGAGAAAAGTCAGATTATGGCAAAAGTGGTCGAAGATGTTTCTGTAATGATGATTCCGCTACAATCAATGGATAAATGGATGATGGAACACAGATCTTGGTACGAATTTGTAATTGAAACCTACAGAAGCCGTTTTGAAGAAGTTCTAGAAGTGGTCGATAATATCGCTTTCCGCTCTATGGACGAACGATTGGAATTTTACTTAAAAAGGCATTCTGATGCCTGTGGTTGTTCTGAAGTAAATCTCTCGCATCAGGAAATTGCAACCGAATTGAATACTTCTCGCGAAGTGGTTTCTAGATTACTCAAAAAAATGGAACAGCGCGGACTGGTCAAACTCAACCGAAACCAGATTGAGTTATTGAAATAG